A single region of the Lysinibacillus sp. B2A1 genome encodes:
- a CDS encoding signaling protein: protein MGKYKLKLSFVIVSMIIIVVLATSGVSIWSSYRNFNDILMQNKITMQEKYGRELSAMTENYIQERLKDPNQAQPIEPYMKQLVDNIHDKNTVSFSTFLKSMIVPLFILIVIILMVAVWIALKIVRPLQNLSTSIERAEGVQELEVIDDWYDEVRLLKGVVENMVILSESKIADLTNQLNLDPLTGIPNRRRMDQILNELIFNREPHAIVLIDLDDFKSINDTYGHTMGDEVLKSFANHMQNNIGKQGMCFRYGGEEFMIVLPFATVDIAIEVAENLRIKQALLDTACGRPVTLSAGITAFTANIKTPNQLISIADQALYKAKQSGRNCTCVVDELSEKIIK from the coding sequence GTGGGTAAATACAAGTTAAAGTTATCGTTTGTTATTGTGAGTATGATAATCATCGTTGTACTTGCGACATCTGGTGTTAGTATTTGGAGCAGCTATCGAAATTTTAACGACATTCTTATGCAAAATAAAATAACGATGCAAGAGAAGTATGGAAGGGAACTTTCGGCTATGACCGAAAACTATATACAAGAAAGATTAAAAGACCCTAATCAAGCACAGCCCATAGAACCCTATATGAAGCAGCTAGTTGATAACATACATGATAAAAATACAGTTTCTTTTAGTACATTTTTAAAAAGTATGATTGTTCCCTTATTCATTTTGATTGTAATTATTTTGATGGTAGCTGTATGGATTGCTTTAAAAATTGTACGACCTCTCCAAAATCTTTCTACTAGTATAGAAAGAGCAGAAGGGGTACAAGAGCTTGAAGTTATTGATGATTGGTATGATGAGGTACGATTGTTAAAAGGTGTAGTAGAGAATATGGTAATTCTTTCAGAAAGTAAAATAGCTGACTTAACGAATCAACTAAATCTAGACCCTTTAACAGGAATTCCTAACCGTAGAAGGATGGATCAAATTTTAAATGAATTAATTTTTAATAGAGAGCCCCATGCAATAGTTTTAATAGATCTAGACGACTTTAAAAGTATAAACGATACATACGGTCATACTATGGGCGATGAAGTTTTAAAATCCTTTGCCAATCATATGCAGAACAACATTGGCAAGCAGGGGATGTGCTTTCGCTATGGTGGGGAAGAGTTTATGATCGTATTACCGTTCGCTACAGTTGATATCGCTATTGAAGTAGCTGAAAATCTACGAATAAAGCAGGCTTTGCTAGATACCGCATGTGGACGGCCAGTTACATTGTCTGCAGGTATAACGGCTTTTACAGCAAACATTAAGACTCCAAATCAGTTAATCTCCATTGCAGATCAGGCATTATATAAAGCGAAACAGTCAGGTAGAAACTGTACCTGTGTCGTTGATGAGCTGTCAGAAAAAATAATTAAATAA
- a CDS encoding superoxide dismutase, with product MKKMSLVVMSLLVFVGGCGFFEKKEEKVAVNAKSPLTATAKVIGKDNESYGNAYFQEEDNGVMMTLALSGLPQGTHGIHIHAVGKCEPPTFESAGPHFNPTSKEHGKLNPKGYHLGDLPNLEVGEDGNVDLNFLAEGLTLDKNAANSLLKGEGTALVIHESEDDYKTDPAGNSGARIACGVIQ from the coding sequence ATGAAAAAAATGAGCTTGGTAGTTATGTCACTATTGGTGTTTGTCGGCGGTTGTGGTTTTTTTGAAAAGAAAGAAGAGAAAGTGGCGGTTAATGCAAAATCCCCACTGACAGCAACCGCAAAAGTAATTGGTAAGGATAATGAAAGCTATGGAAATGCGTATTTTCAGGAGGAGGATAATGGGGTTATGATGACGCTGGCGTTATCGGGATTGCCACAAGGAACGCATGGCATTCATATACATGCAGTTGGTAAATGCGAGCCGCCAACCTTTGAATCTGCTGGACCACATTTTAATCCAACATCTAAAGAGCACGGGAAGCTTAATCCAAAGGGCTACCATCTAGGAGATCTTCCGAATTTAGAAGTAGGTGAGGATGGCAATGTGGATTTGAACTTTTTAGCTGAAGGGCTAACATTAGATAAAAATGCGGCTAATTCCTTGCTAAAAGGGGAAGGTACAGCCTTAGTTATTCATGAATCTGAAGACGATTATAAAACAGATCCTGCTGGTAATTCTGGCGCAAGAATTGCTTGTGGGGTCATCCAATAA
- a CDS encoding DUF1850 domain-containing protein produces the protein MRQRKVIIVFAILYSILCLVIFLPFQKVFAFTETRTVHPILHYIPLTTEETFQIRYTHSIHKSDVLEHYQYIGGKHIQMVGMEYEDLAIGMPSNAEENQIFTERNGKYYLQFNNEIIDNFTILIGDLDLDLVLIYEHYEYDLKKDLQRGSSYLFEMKRLSLYEQWKGVRMR, from the coding sequence GTGCGACAGAGGAAAGTGATTATTGTTTTTGCCATTTTATATAGTATCTTATGCCTAGTTATTTTTCTTCCTTTCCAAAAGGTATTCGCATTTACGGAAACGCGCACTGTGCATCCAATACTGCATTATATACCACTAACAACTGAGGAGACCTTTCAAATTAGATACACTCATTCTATTCATAAATCGGATGTGCTAGAACATTATCAATACATAGGTGGGAAGCATATTCAAATGGTAGGAATGGAGTATGAAGATTTAGCAATTGGTATGCCGAGCAATGCTGAGGAGAATCAAATATTTACAGAGCGTAATGGTAAATATTATTTACAGTTTAACAACGAAATTATCGACAATTTTACGATATTAATTGGTGATTTAGATTTAGATCTTGTGTTGATATACGAGCACTATGAATATGATTTAAAAAAAGATTTACAAAGGGGTAGTTCTTATTTATTTGAGATGAAGCGTTTATCACTTTATGAACAATGGAAAGGAGTAAGGATGAGATGA
- a CDS encoding immunogenic protein, which yields MKKKRFNLFLLLTAIALLILAACGSDGGTGTKDTDKDDSASSDKPASDIKLMSLLTGGTQGTYYALGGTFADLITKGTGIKTTAEVSQASAANMNALEAGKGEIAFVQTDIAYYATEGKLMFKKKIDTIAALGALYPETVQLVTTEASGIKSYADLKGKKVSVGAPGSGTYANAEQLLEVHGLTMNDIKAQNLDFGESTDGLQSGQIDAAFITAGTPTAAVEALNATTKVNIIGVDPGKADALIEKYPYYAKDTVKAGTYGIANDTETVSVLAMLAVKKDLPDDVVYSMTKAIYDNVGKISHAKGAFIKAETGLAGISIDVHPGAQKYFDEKK from the coding sequence ATGAAGAAAAAGCGCTTTAATCTATTTCTGCTCTTAACAGCAATTGCACTCTTAATTCTGGCTGCATGCGGGTCTGATGGCGGAACAGGTACGAAGGACACGGATAAGGATGATTCCGCATCTTCTGACAAGCCAGCATCAGACATTAAATTAATGAGCTTACTTACAGGTGGAACACAGGGAACTTACTATGCGTTAGGTGGAACATTTGCTGATTTAATTACGAAGGGAACAGGTATTAAAACCACTGCTGAGGTATCACAAGCATCTGCGGCAAACATGAATGCATTGGAAGCAGGCAAAGGTGAGATTGCATTTGTTCAAACAGATATTGCTTATTATGCTACTGAAGGAAAGTTAATGTTCAAAAAGAAAATTGATACAATTGCGGCTTTAGGTGCTCTTTATCCAGAGACGGTACAACTGGTTACAACTGAGGCATCTGGAATAAAGTCATATGCAGATTTAAAAGGAAAAAAGGTATCTGTAGGTGCACCAGGATCTGGAACTTATGCAAATGCTGAACAATTACTTGAAGTTCATGGACTAACAATGAATGATATTAAAGCTCAAAACCTAGATTTTGGGGAATCCACAGATGGTCTTCAATCAGGTCAAATTGATGCAGCATTTATAACAGCTGGTACACCCACAGCGGCAGTTGAGGCATTAAATGCCACGACGAAAGTAAATATTATTGGTGTAGATCCTGGTAAAGCGGATGCATTAATTGAGAAATATCCATACTATGCAAAAGATACAGTAAAGGCTGGAACTTATGGTATTGCTAATGATACTGAAACAGTGTCTGTTCTTGCGATGCTAGCAGTGAAAAAGGATCTTCCAGATGATGTTGTTTATTCAATGACAAAGGCTATTTATGATAACGTAGGTAAAATTTCTCATGCAAAAGGAGCGTTCATCAAAGCAGAAACTGGTTTAGCTGGTATTAGTATTGATGTTCACCCAGGTGCACAAAAGTACTTTGATGAAAAGAAATAA
- a CDS encoding histidine kinase, translating into MNYLFPFSEFHGMVNIVLFLIQKTIQEVLMSLFKNTATRVLTIILIFIALTILRLLWLSYFLPSSNQPVAHEGIFDIRDLQLPDDEVLQLNGEWLYYPHLVDPLTVNDSTLAYSSSINSQTIPIKDAEKTAQSYGTYRLKILLNNNAATDNRYAIRIPAVSTASALYINGKLVGQSGKVASDSQNHRGQAAPYTIYFTNEQSKMDLVLHVSNFDTPENPTISKRVLFSSATAMTHHQKLTMLSLAAISIMLIIFALFSILVFLFIYRKPIVLLFTVGFLLPLTDELLTYDRSIFDWLHLDYAWSFKLSSVIYLGASFFFVQFMRVLLVKYRYAKCFQLFFHLYALGALLIVLLPIKWLYTTNLLFFILYAASFLFVVTLALREYIENQTQSSAFIALTALSTTNGIIWGLIKSIYVFDIPVYPFDYLFIMLGFSSYWFKRFFENTEQIKDLVATLQKEDELKDEFLSSSSQKLWDPMNKMITLGQSIYDNPNNKLVAEDQENLKYLIDIGRSMSFTLNDILDYTRLKEGDLHLHKKNISIQGSVYGVFDMLRFITNGKQIHMNSTISKSFPNVVADEKRLIQILFNLLHNAIKYTDAGSIDISAHIEKNMAVIHIHDTGLGMDATIQSRLFSPYEQGNENDDGIGLGLLISKKLIELHGGTLQIHSILNKGSDVYFTLPLAMENIKDEYTYINYEDTAVPAEEKLMSSITEKQFKILMVDDDPVNLTIMRSLFASSEYAVKTVTSSEMALAALKDNDWDLVIIDAMLPYISGYALIEMIREHYSLLELPILLLTARKYPEDVYTGFAHGANDYVTKPINALELKVRSRALIDLKYSIHQQLHLETAWLQAQIQPHFLFNTLNTIASLSTIDTDRMIDLLHHFGEYLHASFDVRNLQRVVPLKKELELVNSYLYIKQQRFGQLLHVEWDIDSHINIEIPLSPFKL; encoded by the coding sequence GTGAATTACTTATTTCCATTTTCTGAATTTCATGGCATGGTAAATATAGTTCTTTTTCTTATTCAGAAGACCATTCAGGAGGTCCTTATGTCGCTGTTTAAAAATACCGCTACCCGTGTACTTACTATTATTTTAATATTTATTGCTCTGACAATTCTTCGCCTGCTATGGCTATCGTATTTTCTTCCTTCTAGTAATCAACCTGTCGCCCATGAAGGAATATTTGATATTCGTGATCTGCAATTACCTGACGATGAAGTTCTTCAGCTCAATGGTGAATGGCTCTATTATCCACATTTAGTAGACCCCTTAACCGTCAACGATAGCACACTTGCTTACTCTTCTAGCATTAATAGTCAAACGATTCCTATAAAAGATGCAGAAAAAACAGCACAAAGCTATGGAACGTATCGTTTAAAAATTCTACTTAATAATAATGCAGCTACAGACAATCGCTACGCTATTCGAATCCCAGCTGTATCAACTGCTTCTGCACTATATATTAATGGTAAATTGGTTGGCCAGTCCGGCAAAGTTGCTTCCGATTCACAAAACCATAGGGGGCAAGCTGCTCCTTATACGATTTATTTTACAAATGAGCAATCTAAAATGGATTTAGTACTACACGTATCTAATTTTGATACACCTGAGAACCCTACAATAAGTAAAAGAGTTTTATTTAGCTCAGCAACAGCTATGACACATCATCAAAAGTTAACCATGCTATCTCTTGCTGCTATTTCAATTATGCTCATTATATTCGCACTCTTTAGCATTCTAGTTTTTTTATTTATTTACAGAAAACCCATTGTATTACTGTTCACTGTCGGCTTTCTGTTACCGTTGACTGATGAGCTTTTAACCTATGATCGTTCCATATTTGATTGGTTACATCTAGATTATGCTTGGTCATTTAAACTATCATCGGTCATTTATCTTGGGGCATCTTTTTTCTTTGTCCAATTTATGCGTGTTTTACTAGTCAAATATCGTTATGCAAAATGTTTTCAGCTGTTCTTTCATTTATATGCTTTAGGTGCTCTTTTGATTGTACTTTTACCTATTAAATGGCTGTATACAACAAATCTACTATTCTTTATTCTATATGCCGCTTCATTTTTATTTGTAGTTACATTGGCGTTAAGAGAGTACATTGAAAATCAAACACAAAGTTCTGCCTTTATCGCTCTTACAGCTCTTAGTACAACAAATGGCATTATCTGGGGACTAATTAAATCTATATATGTTTTTGATATACCGGTTTATCCATTCGACTATTTATTTATCATGCTCGGTTTTTCGAGTTACTGGTTTAAACGTTTCTTTGAAAATACAGAACAAATTAAAGATCTGGTGGCTACATTACAAAAGGAAGATGAATTAAAGGATGAGTTTTTATCAAGTAGTTCACAGAAGCTATGGGATCCTATGAATAAGATGATTACTTTAGGACAGTCCATTTATGATAATCCTAACAATAAGCTGGTGGCCGAAGATCAGGAAAATCTAAAGTATCTCATTGATATAGGGAGAAGCATGTCTTTTACATTAAATGACATATTGGATTACACTCGCTTAAAAGAAGGCGATTTACATCTTCATAAAAAAAATATTAGCATTCAAGGCTCTGTATACGGGGTTTTTGATATGCTTCGGTTTATTACAAATGGAAAACAAATTCACATGAACTCTACTATTTCTAAATCATTTCCTAATGTAGTAGCTGATGAAAAGCGTTTAATTCAAATTCTCTTTAATCTTTTACACAATGCTATTAAATATACAGATGCTGGTTCTATTGATATCAGCGCACATATAGAAAAGAATATGGCTGTTATCCATATTCATGACACTGGTTTAGGCATGGATGCTACGATTCAAAGTCGGCTATTTTCCCCTTATGAGCAGGGAAATGAAAATGATGATGGAATTGGGCTTGGTTTATTGATTTCTAAAAAACTTATTGAATTGCATGGAGGTACATTGCAAATCCACTCTATTCTTAACAAAGGATCTGATGTCTATTTTACTTTGCCATTAGCAATGGAAAATATAAAGGATGAGTATACCTATATCAATTATGAGGACACAGCAGTTCCAGCGGAAGAAAAACTGATGTCCTCAATAACAGAAAAACAATTCAAAATCTTAATGGTTGATGATGATCCAGTAAATTTAACGATAATGCGTAGTTTATTTGCATCATCCGAATATGCTGTTAAAACTGTAACGAGCAGTGAAATGGCTTTAGCGGCCTTAAAGGACAATGATTGGGATTTAGTAATAATTGATGCTATGCTGCCCTATATCTCTGGCTATGCATTAATTGAGATGATTCGAGAGCATTATTCCTTACTCGAATTACCAATATTATTATTAACAGCGCGAAAATATCCAGAAGATGTTTACACTGGCTTCGCTCATGGGGCAAATGATTATGTGACTAAGCCTATTAATGCTCTTGAATTAAAGGTTAGAAGCCGCGCATTAATTGATCTTAAATATAGTATTCATCAACAATTGCATTTAGAAACTGCTTGGCTGCAAGCCCAAATACAACCGCACTTTCTCTTTAATACATTAAATACAATTGCATCACTTAGTACAATCGATACTGATCGTATGATTGACTTATTGCATCATTTTGGTGAATACCTACATGCAAGCTTTGATGTGCGGAATCTGCAGAGAGTAGTTCCACTTAAGAAAGAGTTAGAGCTAGTAAACTCGTATCTCTATATTAAACAACAGCGCTTCGGACAACTACTACACGTTGAATGGGATATTGATAGTCATATAAATATTGAAATCCCCCTATCTCCATTCAAACTTTAG
- a CDS encoding transcriptional regulator, which translates to MIRVIVMDDEPLALINMEKKLEEFDSIEVIKTFTTVKELMAEGPNLSFQVAFLDIEMPGMNGLEVAQLLQEWNPNIYIVFVTAYRDYAIQAFEIHSLDYLLKPISKARLETTINRIQALHLENKSLPVLDQQKSLLTIQCFGGFVVSYAEKTVLWRTVKTKELFAFLFSNLNSLIPRDTIIDALWTETDYKKARVQLHTTVSYLRTTLSTIGYVDVIQYANGCYILQLEDFQCDAYDLEQILNEKMESGKLNIEKAEVLVQKYQGEYMATLDYPWIISKSNFMNNQFTLMLHDLVAHYTAINDVKKREHVLLLALEHNPYSDKTIQQLMQHYIDIDNRASAVKTYNKFRHTLLTDLEILPNQETMELFNALSQEL; encoded by the coding sequence TTGATTCGAGTAATAGTGATGGACGATGAGCCATTAGCTCTTATAAACATGGAGAAAAAGTTAGAGGAATTTGATTCCATAGAGGTTATTAAAACTTTTACAACTGTAAAAGAATTGATGGCTGAGGGACCAAACCTTTCTTTTCAAGTAGCATTTTTAGATATTGAAATGCCTGGCATGAACGGTTTAGAGGTTGCACAACTTCTACAGGAATGGAACCCTAATATCTATATCGTTTTCGTCACAGCATATCGTGATTATGCAATTCAAGCATTTGAAATTCACTCCCTTGACTATTTATTAAAGCCTATTTCAAAAGCTCGCCTAGAGACAACTATTAATAGAATCCAAGCACTCCACCTAGAAAACAAATCTCTTCCTGTATTAGATCAACAAAAATCTTTATTGACTATTCAATGTTTTGGAGGTTTCGTTGTCTCGTATGCTGAAAAAACCGTACTTTGGAGAACGGTAAAAACAAAAGAATTATTTGCCTTTCTTTTTTCTAATCTTAATAGTCTCATTCCTCGTGATACAATTATTGATGCCTTATGGACTGAGACAGATTATAAGAAGGCAAGGGTGCAATTGCATACAACCGTCTCATATCTACGTACAACACTTTCTACAATAGGCTATGTAGATGTAATTCAGTATGCAAATGGCTGTTATATTTTACAGCTTGAAGATTTCCAATGCGATGCTTATGACTTAGAGCAGATCTTAAATGAGAAAATGGAGAGTGGAAAGCTCAATATTGAGAAAGCTGAGGTACTTGTACAAAAGTATCAAGGGGAATACATGGCCACGCTAGATTATCCGTGGATTATTAGTAAATCCAATTTTATGAATAACCAGTTTACACTTATGCTGCATGATCTTGTAGCCCATTATACAGCCATAAATGATGTAAAAAAACGAGAACATGTCTTACTCTTAGCGTTAGAGCATAATCCATATTCTGATAAAACTATCCAACAACTAATGCAACACTATATCGATATTGATAATCGAGCAAGTGCTGTAAAAACTTATAATAAATTTAGACATACCTTGTTAACGGATCTTGAGATTTTACCAAATCAAGAAACAATGGAGCTTTTTAATGCCCTATCACAGGAATTATAA
- a CDS encoding peptidoglycan-binding protein, with translation MKKQALALAVALTFGLGVFVSSSSAEEIDRVQIDNTLWGISQVFNLSIGELQQINELDSTWNYPEQTLSIVKGDEKPKDQHLIEKGDTLFNIAFTNNVTVSELKEWNNLTSDLIFVGELLAVKASAAKPKTAVSKVKKPATTTKQVSAATNGAGKSLTMRATAYTAYCEGCSGITANGTDIRSNPNLKVIAVDPRVIPLGTKVWVEGYGEAIAADTGGAIKGNKIDVFIPTEGQARKWGVKTVTVKVLN, from the coding sequence ATGAAGAAACAAGCATTAGCTTTAGCTGTAGCGTTGACCTTTGGCCTAGGTGTGTTTGTAAGTTCCTCCTCTGCTGAGGAAATAGACAGGGTTCAAATTGATAACACACTATGGGGAATCTCACAAGTTTTTAATTTATCTATAGGAGAATTACAGCAAATAAATGAATTAGATTCAACTTGGAACTATCCAGAGCAAACATTAAGCATAGTAAAGGGGGATGAGAAGCCTAAGGATCAACATCTTATTGAAAAAGGTGATACTTTATTTAATATTGCATTCACAAATAATGTAACGGTTTCAGAATTAAAGGAATGGAATAACCTTACATCTGACTTGATTTTTGTAGGGGAGCTGTTAGCCGTTAAGGCGTCAGCAGCAAAGCCAAAAACAGCTGTTAGTAAAGTGAAAAAGCCAGCAACAACTACGAAACAAGTAAGTGCTGCAACAAATGGGGCAGGTAAATCATTAACGATGCGGGCAACTGCTTATACTGCGTATTGTGAAGGCTGTTCAGGCATTACAGCAAATGGAACGGATATTCGATCTAATCCAAATTTGAAGGTAATTGCTGTAGATCCACGGGTTATTCCTCTAGGTACCAAGGTTTGGGTTGAAGGTTATGGTGAGGCGATAGCAGCTGATACTGGCGGTGCTATTAAAGGCAACAAAATTGATGTTTTTATTCCTACAGAGGGACAAGCCCGTAAGTGGGGCGTTAAGACTGTTACGGTGAAGGTTTTAAATTAA
- a CDS encoding C4-dicarboxylate ABC transporter: MTNQQKLENKEKVKEFEQISAEEQQAILEKYDIESNVRTITGIMKHIIFFGLLAFSLFQLYTAIFGQFPAQIQRTIHLGFGLTLIFLLFPAQKKAAKHKIAWFDYILAILSIVVGSYWTINYTELVNSNGTITQIDFIVGITAVVLVLEAARRAVGLPITIIAVVFLIYAYFGPYFPAFMAHRGQDLESIVNLMYYTTDGIFGTPISVSATFIFIFLLFGAFLVKTGVGQYFNDLAVALAGKLIGGPAKVAVFSSALQGTISGSSVANVVTSGSYTIPMMKKLGYRKEFAGAVEAAASTGGQLMPPIMGAAAFLMVEFIGRGITYWDIAKAAAIPALLYFTGIWIMTHFEAKRVGLKGLRDDQMPNRREVFKKIYLLLPIIAIIILMLTGTPVMRAALYGIIISIGVAMFNKETRLKPKDIIDALVEGARTALGVVAATACAGIIVGVVVKTGLGLSLANSLVSLAGGSIILTLVFVMIASLILGMGAPTTANYVITSTIAAPAIVALLSPNTPQELVPVVILLSAHFFVFYFGIIADITPPVALAAFAASGISGGDPIKTGVNSAKLAIAAFIIPYMIVFSPALLMIDTTIPQILWVVFTAITGMVAIGAGVIGYWYRKMLWVERLIAIAAGLLLIYPEKFSDWAGLAIFIILFIIQFITQHKDIPGKRDKNDTSVTAS; this comes from the coding sequence ATGACCAATCAGCAAAAATTAGAAAACAAAGAAAAAGTAAAAGAATTCGAACAAATATCTGCTGAGGAGCAGCAAGCAATCCTTGAGAAATACGATATAGAATCGAATGTACGAACAATCACGGGTATTATGAAGCATATCATTTTCTTTGGGCTATTAGCATTTTCGTTATTCCAATTATACACAGCAATCTTTGGCCAATTTCCAGCTCAAATACAACGTACTATTCATTTAGGATTTGGTTTAACACTTATTTTCTTGCTGTTTCCTGCTCAGAAAAAAGCTGCGAAGCATAAAATCGCATGGTTTGATTATATTTTAGCTATCCTATCCATTGTAGTAGGTTCCTATTGGACTATCAATTACACGGAGCTTGTTAATAGTAATGGAACGATTACACAAATAGATTTTATAGTTGGAATAACTGCTGTTGTATTGGTTCTTGAGGCAGCTCGTCGTGCAGTTGGATTACCAATTACAATCATTGCAGTTGTGTTTTTAATATATGCGTATTTTGGTCCGTATTTCCCTGCATTTATGGCACATAGAGGTCAAGATTTAGAGAGTATCGTTAATCTTATGTATTATACGACTGATGGTATTTTTGGTACGCCAATTAGTGTTTCTGCTACATTCATCTTTATTTTCTTACTGTTTGGTGCTTTTCTGGTAAAGACGGGAGTAGGGCAATATTTTAATGATTTAGCAGTAGCTCTTGCAGGTAAATTAATTGGAGGACCTGCTAAGGTAGCGGTGTTTTCAAGTGCGTTACAGGGGACAATTTCGGGAAGCTCTGTTGCAAATGTTGTAACATCAGGCTCATATACGATTCCTATGATGAAAAAGCTGGGGTATCGAAAAGAGTTTGCGGGTGCAGTTGAAGCAGCAGCCTCTACAGGTGGTCAGTTAATGCCACCAATTATGGGTGCAGCAGCATTTTTAATGGTTGAATTTATCGGACGTGGCATAACATATTGGGATATTGCAAAGGCAGCTGCAATACCTGCACTGTTGTATTTTACAGGTATTTGGATAATGACGCATTTTGAGGCAAAGCGTGTAGGGTTAAAAGGCTTACGTGATGATCAAATGCCAAATCGACGAGAGGTATTTAAGAAAATTTATTTGCTGTTACCAATTATCGCTATCATCATATTGATGCTAACGGGCACACCAGTGATGCGGGCTGCTCTCTACGGTATTATTATTTCTATAGGTGTAGCAATGTTTAATAAAGAAACACGATTAAAGCCAAAAGATATTATTGATGCACTAGTTGAAGGAGCACGTACAGCTCTTGGTGTAGTAGCTGCAACTGCCTGTGCAGGTATTATCGTTGGTGTTGTAGTAAAAACAGGCTTAGGCTTAAGTCTCGCAAATAGTTTAGTATCATTAGCTGGTGGTAGCATTATTTTAACACTAGTTTTTGTTATGATTGCCTCATTAATACTAGGAATGGGGGCTCCTACAACTGCAAACTATGTCATAACATCAACAATTGCTGCTCCTGCAATCGTAGCTTTATTATCACCGAACACACCACAGGAATTGGTGCCAGTAGTTATCTTATTATCAGCTCATTTCTTTGTGTTCTATTTCGGCATTATTGCTGATATAACACCACCAGTAGCACTCGCTGCCTTTGCGGCTTCGGGTATTTCTGGAGGAGATCCTATTAAAACAGGTGTAAACTCAGCCAAACTTGCCATTGCAGCGTTTATTATTCCTTACATGATTGTCTTTTCACCTGCGTTACTAATGATTGATACTACGATACCACAAATTTTATGGGTCGTATTCACTGCAATTACTGGTATGGTAGCGATTGGGGCAGGAGTAATCGGTTACTGGTATCGTAAAATGCTTTGGGTAGAACGTTTGATAGCAATTGCTGCCGGTTTATTACTAATCTATCCAGAGAAATTCTCAGATTGGGCAGGGCTAGCAATTTTTATCATATTATTTATCATTCAGTTTATAACACAGCATAAAGACATTCCTGGAAAAAGGGACAAGAATGATACTAGTGTGACAGCGTCTTAA
- a CDS encoding DNA-binding response regulator yields the protein MYKIYIIEDDTNISRLITEHLTKYQFQCYTVQQFHRIVEEFQAIQPHLVVMDINLPTYDGYFWSRKIRQLSTCPIIILSARVNDIDQVYGIENGADDFMTKPFSLDVFMAKVNGLIRRTYGEYASSDSTISTIANTTLNADTVRLQTTKQESLLTLKEMQLCKLLFDSYPNVVTRQELLSAIWDDETFVEENTLSVNIGRLRKKFEVIQSSLKIKTIRGLGYQLVGVEE from the coding sequence ATGTACAAAATTTACATAATCGAAGATGATACGAATATTTCAAGGCTAATCACTGAGCATTTAACAAAATATCAATTTCAATGCTATACTGTCCAGCAATTCCATCGTATTGTAGAAGAATTTCAGGCTATTCAACCCCATCTAGTGGTTATGGATATTAATCTACCAACCTATGATGGCTATTTTTGGTCGCGGAAAATACGCCAGCTTTCAACATGTCCAATCATCATTTTATCAGCTCGTGTTAACGATATTGATCAAGTGTATGGTATTGAAAATGGAGCAGATGATTTTATGACAAAACCCTTTTCACTCGATGTGTTTATGGCAAAAGTGAACGGACTTATTCGTCGTACATATGGTGAATATGCTTCTTCTGACTCTACTATCAGCACCATTGCAAATACAACATTAAATGCTGATACTGTTCGTCTTCAAACGACAAAACAAGAGAGTTTATTAACATTAAAAGAAATGCAGCTTTGCAAATTACTATTTGATTCATATCCAAATGTTGTTACTCGTCAAGAGCTATTAAGTGCCATTTGGGATGATGAAACCTTTGTTGAGGAAAACACCTTATCCGTGAATATTGGCCGTCTACGTAAAAAATTTGAAGTCATTCAATCTTCACTAAAAATTAAAACCATTCGTGGACTCGGCTACCAATTAGTGGGGGTAGAAGAATGA